From the genome of Virgibacillus siamensis, one region includes:
- a CDS encoding fluoride efflux transporter FluC translates to MQIYLAVGIGGMAGALARYGISVLFASVSGFPIATLIANLIGCFLLSYLLNQPRIKKILSEKVYTALSTGLIGSFTTFSTFAVETIALWHVSASLTFTYVLISIAGGLLFAYAGFQTAGKQVNR, encoded by the coding sequence ATGCAAATTTATTTAGCTGTCGGTATTGGTGGTATGGCAGGGGCACTGGCAAGGTATGGAATTTCCGTTTTGTTTGCTTCTGTTTCCGGATTTCCCATTGCCACGTTAATCGCTAATTTAATCGGCTGTTTTTTGCTTAGTTATTTATTGAATCAGCCGCGCATCAAAAAAATACTTTCCGAAAAAGTCTATACAGCACTTAGTACAGGATTGATCGGGTCATTTACCACGTTTTCCACCTTTGCCGTTGAAACCATTGCATTATGGCATGTTAGCGCAAGTTTAACCTTCACATATGTTCTAATCAGTATCGCTGGCGGGCTACTATTTGCATACGCCGGATTTCAGACGGCTGGAAAGCAGGTGAACAGATGA
- a CDS encoding DMT family transporter: MNRSWTIVFFAGLFEIGWVVGLKHANSTWEWLLTVIAIYFSMHLLIVASRKLPVGTAYAVFTGMGTAGTVILDFTVFGEPFSTAKVILIAVLLSGVIGLKIITTEAEGDRAT, translated from the coding sequence ATGAATAGGAGCTGGACAATTGTTTTTTTTGCAGGACTATTTGAGATCGGCTGGGTAGTTGGTTTAAAACATGCCAATAGCACCTGGGAATGGCTTCTGACTGTAATCGCCATTTATTTCAGTATGCATCTTTTAATTGTGGCGTCCAGAAAATTACCGGTTGGAACCGCATATGCGGTTTTTACAGGAATGGGAACAGCCGGCACGGTCATATTGGACTTTACTGTCTTTGGTGAGCCTTTCAGCACTGCTAAGGTAATTCTGATTGCGGTTCTGCTTAGCGGAGTTATTGGCCTGAAAATAATTACGACGGAAGCGGAAGGGGATAGGGCAACATGA
- a CDS encoding VLRF1 family aeRF1-type release factor, with the protein MELTEQIKQLEHVKQDGTNKVFSMYLNTDPSDPEQQAGEWKIHFKNGLRNFESYLEESNNKEELENFQLVKQKAEKYVHSNEQYLQRGVILFASADERVWYATKVQLGVETEFYWEETPQLDQLKKLHWEFPKSGIILVQQDQIKVVETAMNEILDEFHYEFDVNTDHWRQFTGPHKAGASMGAGGKSTQQDNFKERYQANRQRWYKQIAPKMDKMAKDHDWKKLFVVGESDGSHELEEYLNKPVTQVIHKNMLDHEETEVLKTVFG; encoded by the coding sequence ATGGAATTAACCGAACAGATTAAGCAACTGGAACATGTAAAACAGGACGGTACGAATAAAGTATTTTCAATGTATTTAAACACCGATCCATCTGACCCGGAGCAGCAGGCGGGTGAATGGAAAATTCATTTTAAAAATGGATTGCGCAATTTTGAAAGCTATTTGGAGGAATCCAACAATAAAGAGGAGTTGGAAAATTTTCAGCTTGTGAAACAGAAGGCTGAAAAATATGTCCATTCGAATGAACAATATTTACAGAGAGGTGTTATCTTGTTTGCCTCTGCTGATGAGAGAGTCTGGTATGCAACTAAGGTTCAGCTCGGTGTAGAAACTGAATTTTATTGGGAGGAAACACCACAGTTGGATCAGCTGAAAAAGCTGCATTGGGAATTTCCGAAATCAGGCATTATTTTAGTGCAGCAGGACCAGATAAAAGTAGTGGAAACTGCGATGAACGAAATATTAGATGAATTCCATTATGAATTTGATGTGAACACTGATCACTGGCGTCAGTTTACCGGCCCGCATAAGGCTGGAGCATCGATGGGGGCTGGCGGCAAGAGTACACAGCAAGATAACTTTAAAGAACGGTATCAGGCGAATAGACAGCGCTGGTATAAACAAATTGCCCCAAAAATGGATAAGATGGCAAAAGATCATGACTGGAAAAAATTATTTGTTGTCGGCGAATCAGATGGATCACATGAGCTGGAAGAATATCTCAATAAACCGGTAACCCAAGTGATTCATAAAAACATGTTGGATCATGAGGAGACAGAAGTTCTTAAAACTGTATTTGGTTAA
- a CDS encoding YitT family protein, with the protein MIKKMISTLFGSCLIAIGINCFVIPNHLVDGGIIGLGLIAKYSFGFKPGLTIIVLSLPLYIIAWFRFRTYFYNGMHGLLISSFLIDYFHPLSTLHTAPVLISALTGGLFIGTGIGIMLLAEISTGGTDLLALMVAKVTSLNVGMIILFIDGVVILLGSTVIKETTIFYSSLMVAVIGLTTSIITKNSS; encoded by the coding sequence ATGATTAAAAAAATGATTTCCACTTTATTTGGCAGCTGCTTGATTGCCATCGGAATAAACTGTTTTGTGATACCCAATCATTTGGTTGATGGCGGTATTATTGGGCTTGGATTGATCGCAAAGTATTCATTCGGCTTTAAACCCGGTTTAACGATTATTGTGCTTAGTCTGCCTTTATACATTATTGCCTGGTTCCGCTTTCGGACGTATTTCTATAATGGCATGCACGGGCTGCTCATTTCCTCATTTCTTATCGACTATTTTCATCCATTATCCACACTCCATACCGCACCGGTCCTGATCAGTGCACTGACAGGCGGATTGTTCATTGGGACAGGTATTGGTATCATGCTGCTTGCAGAAATCAGCACCGGTGGAACTGATCTGCTCGCATTGATGGTAGCAAAAGTCACTTCATTAAATGTCGGGATGATTATCCTTTTTATTGATGGTGTTGTCATCTTACTGGGGTCAACCGTCATTAAGGAAACAACGATTTTTTATTCCAGTTTGATGGTCGCGGTTATTGGTTTAACAACTTCCATTATTACAAAAAACAGCAGCTGA
- a CDS encoding DMT family transporter codes for MSWVFLMIAGIGEIVGVMGINKVNDERNFWSFAWLFGGFTISFIFLSIAMEEIQMSTAYAVWTGIGTVGSAIAGILFYGESTEWRRILFISMVLTAAVGLKLIS; via the coding sequence ATGAGCTGGGTATTTTTAATGATAGCTGGAATAGGGGAGATCGTCGGCGTGATGGGGATAAACAAGGTTAATGATGAGAGAAATTTTTGGTCATTTGCCTGGTTATTCGGAGGGTTTACCATCAGTTTTATTTTTTTGAGCATTGCAATGGAAGAAATTCAGATGAGTACTGCTTATGCAGTGTGGACTGGAATTGGGACAGTAGGCAGTGCAATAGCCGGAATTCTATTTTACGGAGAATCAACTGAATGGCGCAGGATTCTGTTTATAAGTATGGTACTGACTGCTGCGGTTGGATTAAAACTAATCTCCTGA
- the crcB gene encoding fluoride efflux transporter CrcB: protein MSFLYVAIGGFFGSMARFSFAKLTGKHPIGTWIVNITGSVLLALLVRFHVSEAISEWLWLSAGAGFCGSFTTFSTFGNETLNLLLEHRYFTALLYIICSLAVSFTAVILIL from the coding sequence ATGAGCTTTTTATATGTAGCAATTGGCGGATTTTTTGGCAGCATGGCTCGGTTTTCCTTTGCCAAACTGACGGGGAAACATCCCATTGGAACATGGATTGTAAATATTACCGGTTCCGTCCTGCTTGCACTGCTTGTACGTTTTCATGTATCCGAAGCCATTTCTGAATGGCTGTGGCTATCGGCCGGGGCAGGATTTTGCGGGTCATTCACCACCTTCTCCACTTTCGGAAATGAAACATTGAACTTGTTACTTGAACACAGATATTTTACAGCGTTGCTTTATATAATCTGTTCGCTGGCAGTCTCCTTCACGGCTGTTATATTAATACTATAA